The sequence TTGTACatgaagtgaaaaagaaaaaaaaagcggtCTCATGTAAGTCTAGATAAAATTCATATGAGCCGTAACAACGCACAATTACTATGCTAGTATTAAGTAATTGATACAAAGGATCCTGTTGGTTGGATCATAATCTTATGGGCGTCTGACAAAACCCAAAATAATATAGTTTCAGGCGCCTGGCCTATAGTCTCTCATATTTAAGCGGCCAGTGATGATGTTCCAGCCGATCCCCCGATTGTGGAGCAGGAACCTGACATGGGTGATGAACTCCCCGCCGGTACTGAGATTCTTGGCGTGGAAACCGGCCTCACACCGCGTGGCGAGGTGGAAGAGCATCTCGATCCACACCGACGCGATCATCTCccacggagcgccgccgccgccgccgccacctgttTCCGTGTCCCGGTCCTGCTGGAGCAGCAGCTGCGCGAGCCTCCACGCGCGGGGCAGCACCGGCCGCATGTCCACCCCCTCCGGCGCCGCGCCCTTCTCGGTGGGGTCCGAGTCCGAGATCATGCGCACGCCGGCCTCCAGCATCTTCCTCATGGCGTCGGCGTCGCCCGCGTTGACCCTCGCCCCCTGCTGGTGCCGCGCCAGGATCCGCTTCACCTCGTCGCGGGCCTTGCGGTGCGCGACGTGGCCCTCGCTGCTGATGAGCACGCGCCGCTCCATGACGAGGTCCATGAGATAGCTGGAAACCTCCCGTGCCAGAGCCATGTGCCGGCggccgtcgacgtcgccgtcCCTGGCAGTGGCAGCAGGCTCTCCGCTGAGGAAGAAGCACATGTCGGTGACGAGGTGCCACGTGACGACGCTGGTGGAGAAGTCCACCCTGGAGATGCTGTTGTGCAGCTGCGAGCCCACCCCATGCCCACTCCGCGACAGGATCGCCGTGCCCCGGGCGTGGCTGAACACGTGCAGCCTGATCTCGTCGTCCAGCTCATTGCAGATGAGCGCCTTGGTCTCGTCAGAGATGCGGCGGAGCTCGGTGTCCCCGGCCAGGCCGACGCGACGCATCGCCCTCGTGAGCACGCCGGCTTGCTTCTCCTTGATGCATCCGGCGAGCAGGTTGTACTGCTCCCACTTGTTGGACCACAGCTGCTTGTCGCAGGGTCGCAGGGACCTGACCAGCCAGAAGACCGCCGGCGTGAGCCTGCCGCCGGCGCCAAGCTTGTCCCGCAGGAAGCAGTAGGAGCGGAAGGACAGCGTGACGGCCAGGATCGAGAGCACCTCCAGCGCCACGGCGCCAGCCAGCAGGACGTAGGAGACGGCGACGTCGACGGAGCTgtacgacgcgccgccgcccttcttcgtcgccgccgccgccgcgaagagCGCGAGAGCCGACGAGGTAGTGGCGAGCGTGAGGAGCGGCAGGCTGAGGCCGACCACCCCCGGCCAACGCTGGGCGTACCGCAGGCCAACCTTGGTGTAGAGGTGGTCGTACATGAGCGAGAGCTGGATCTCGACCAGTTTGTACGCCCTGGACGGGAACgtatcttcctcctcctccctgctgcCTGCTCGCGTCGGCGTCGgcttcggcgtcggcgtcggcggccggcggaaGCGCTGGATCTCTTCGCCCATGCTCTGTAGCTGGGGCCCCAGAAATGGCGAGACGGGGATGCCCATCAGCGCGTTCATGCAGTTGGGGAAGCTGTCGCCGGCCGCTTGCACGAGGTCGGCGTACTCCTCCTGGAGCCACCATCTCTGACGGCCAGCAATGTCTTGGCTGATGTTGTTGGACCCCTGGATCTtgaccgccgccgaggagggtcTGCCactggcggcagcagcagcaggttcGAAAAGTCTCGACCTCATGGTTTCGTAAAGGTCGCTCATGCGGCTGTCTTTGATGGTGTCGGAGTTGGCCGTCTTGAGCGCCCACGTCCGCTCGGCGTACTTGACGGTGCCGGAGACGAACATGAGCGCGACGGTGGCGACGAGGAGCCcgtcgctgctgctgcgccaGGACTTCGCCACCACGTAGACGGCCATCGCCACCTGGGTGAGGAGGCCCAGGAGGTGGCGCTTCCACAGCTGGTTGTCCTCCATGGAGAAGGCCGTGATGGTATCCTGCCCGCCCAGGTGGAGCAGCAGCACGGGCGCCCACAGCAGCACCAGCTGGTGCCGCGGGTGATCCATCTGCAGGGTGAGGTGGCCGAGGACGAAGACCGCCACGTAGTCGGCCGACAGGTACGCCAGCCAGAGCAGGATGCGGAGCACGGCGGACTTGTTGCGCTGCCGGATGCTGGCGGCGAACAGGAAGAAGGCCTGCAGGATGAAGCTGGCAAGGACCAAGCACTGCAGCTGCCATTTGTCCCACAGTTGCTGTGCGGAGGACACGCTGCACGAACGCGACAGGAATCAATGCAGAGTCTTACGCATGTACTTGACCAAATGCATGCGTGTACTCACGGACTCACCAGGTAATCATGCTGTGCACATATTCATATGTTTACCAGTTTAATTAATTACTGTGTGTATCCTTAGGTGGTGCAGAAGACAGAAGTTATCTATGCTATAAAAGTTGAACCAATTGAATTTTTTTCTTACCATGATTAGGCCCACCTTACCCCTCATGAAAGCCTCACTTGACGCCATTTGACCAGAGGGGGTGTAGACCCACAAAATtgatagaagaaaaatattttcaccaaaattctaatattttctaaacCAATTTTCTATACCTACACATTGTACCCGCGTATTACTTTTCTTTGAAACACACTTTACTTTCCTTTTCATATGCATGCACCCATAATTTGTGTCATTATTTGTTCTGataggataataattgacattatTATTTTATAGAAGAAAAACAAAGACatgtattatttttgaaagaaaaataaatgacatagttgcttgatggaagaaaaattgaATACGTGCAGGCACATCTCCACTAGTACTTCTAACATCTAAAAAAAAGTATGGTACTCCCTTGTCAGTTTACTAGCTTATTAACAGTGTATGTCTATATGGCCTAACAATATTCGTTAAATTATTGGTTGGGTCCTGGGGACTTTAATTAAATATGAAAGGCATATGTATAATAGTTTCTTTCGAGTTCACATTTTTTTTAGTTTGC comes from Panicum virgatum strain AP13 chromosome 4K, P.virgatum_v5, whole genome shotgun sequence and encodes:
- the LOC120703694 gene encoding uncharacterized protein LOC120703694 is translated as MTVGNHVDGGQKAKELLSVSSAQQLWDKWQLQCLVLASFILQAFFLFAASIRQRNKSAVLRILLWLAYLSADYVAVFVLGHLTLQMDHPRHQLVLLWAPVLLLHLGGQDTITAFSMEDNQLWKRHLLGLLTQVAMAVYVVAKSWRSSSDGLLVATVALMFVSGTVKYAERTWALKTANSDTIKDSRMSDLYETMRSRLFEPAAAAASGRPSSAAVKIQGSNNISQDIAGRQRWWLQEEYADLVQAAGDSFPNCMNALMGIPVSPFLGPQLQSMGEEIQRFRRPPTPTPKPTPTRAGSREEEEDTFPSRAYKLVEIQLSLMYDHLYTKVGLRYAQRWPGVVGLSLPLLTLATTSSALALFAAAAATKKGGGASYSSVDVAVSYVLLAGAVALEVLSILAVTLSFRSYCFLRDKLGAGGRLTPAVFWLVRSLRPCDKQLWSNKWEQYNLLAGCIKEKQAGVLTRAMRRVGLAGDTELRRISDETKALICNELDDEIRLHVFSHARGTAILSRSGHGVGSQLHNSISRVDFSTSVVTWHLVTDMCFFLSGEPAATARDGDVDGRRHMALAREVSSYLMDLVMERRVLISSEGHVAHRKARDEVKRILARHQQGARVNAGDADAMRKMLEAGVRMISDSDPTEKGAAPEGVDMRPVLPRAWRLAQLLLQQDRDTETGGGGGGGAPWEMIASVWIEMLFHLATRCEAGFHAKNLSTGGEFITHVRFLLHNRGIGWNIITGRLNMRDYRPGA